One Urocitellus parryii isolate mUroPar1 chromosome 14, mUroPar1.hap1, whole genome shotgun sequence DNA segment encodes these proteins:
- the Asah1 gene encoding acid ceramidase, translating to MMLGQSRFIFVLLAAAATCALAQHAPPWTEDCRKSTYPPSGPTYRGPVPWYTINLDLPPYKRWHELMTEKASTLKILVNSMKNVVNAFVPSGKIVQLVDQKLPGLLDSLSGPFEEEMKGIADVTEIPLGEIISFNIFYEFFTICTSIITEDREGHLLHGRNMDFGVFLGWNVNNNTWVVTEELKPLTVNLDFQRNNKTVFKATSFAGYVGMLTGFKPGLFSLTLNERFSMNGGYIGILEWILGKKDAMWIGFITRSVLENSTSYEEAKNILTKTKLLAPAYFILGGNRSGEGCVITRERKDSLDVYELDPKNGRWYVVQTNYDRWKSPFFLDDRRTPTKMCLNRTTQENLSFSTLYDVLSTKPVLNKLTVFTTLIDVTKGHYETYLRDCPDPCIGW from the exons tgGACAGAAGATTGTAGAAAATCAACTTATCCTCCTTCTGGACCAAC CTATAGAGGACCGGTTCCGTGGTACACCATAAATCTTGACTTACCACCCTACAAAAGATGGCATGAATTAATGACTGAAAAGGCATCAACG ttaaaGATTTTAGtgaattctatgaagaatgtagTAAATGCATTTGTGCCAAGTGGAAAAATTGTACAGTTGGTGGATCAAAAGCTG cCTGGTCTCCTTGACAGTCTTTCTGGTCCTtttgaagaggaaatgaaggggATTGCAGATGTTACTGAAATACCTTTAG gagaaattatttcattcaacattttttatgaattttttaccATTTGTACCTCAATAATAACTGAAGACAGAGAAG GTCATCTACTCCATGGAAGAAACATGGACTTTGGAGTATTTCTTGG GTGGAATGTGAATAATAATACCTGGGTAGTAACTGAGGAACTGAAACCTTTAACAGTGAATTTGGACTTCcagagaaacaataaaactgtCTTCAAGGCTACAAGCTTTGCTGGCTACGTGGGCATGTTAACAGGATTCAAACCT gGGCTATTTAGTCTTACACTAAATGAACGTTTTAGTATGAATGGCGGTTATATTG GTATCCTAGAATGGATTTTGGGAAAGAAAGATGCCATGTGGATAGGGTTTATCACTAGATCAGTTCTGGAAAATTCTACAAG TTATGAAGAAGCCAAGAATATACTGACCAAGACCAAGTTATTGGCCCCAGCGTACTTTATCCTGGGAGGTAACCGGTCTGGGGAGGGTTGTGTGATTACACGAGAAAGAAAAGACTCTTTGGATGTATATGA ACTTGATCCTAAGAATGGTAGATGGTATGTGGTACAGACGAATTATGACCGATGGAAAAGCCCCTTCTTCCTTGATGACCGCAGAACTCCTACGAAGATGTGTCTGAACCGCACCACACAGGAG AATCTCTCCTTTTCGACCTTATATGATGTCCTGTCAACAAAGCCTGTCCTCAacaag CTGACAGTATTCACAACTTTGATTGACGTTACCAAAGGTCATTATGAAACTTACCTTCGGGATTGCCCAGACCCCTGTATAGGCTGGTGA